One window of Ralstonia pickettii DTP0602 genomic DNA carries:
- a CDS encoding membrane protein, with translation MGPGLYRLCGSMALLAALLLSGCASTVVTDVTAFRQAGWQNEAPRTYSFEHAPGQAAQLDRQTYEAWLATALSGVGFEQVPANQARYRVSMDYDAAPGLVRVAETVYPDYGPWGPYWGPYGYYRPWGPWGPYGPWGPGYWPPQTVVRDVPVTFSSLRVYFIEAATGKRVYQVTAQNHAENGTLPAAMPYLIRSAFTDFPAESGRPRRVTLEVEKNAN, from the coding sequence ATGGGTCCAGGGCTGTACCGGCTCTGTGGGTCGATGGCATTGCTGGCGGCGCTGTTGCTGTCGGGCTGCGCCAGCACGGTGGTGACCGATGTCACGGCATTCCGCCAGGCCGGCTGGCAGAACGAGGCGCCGCGCACCTACAGCTTCGAGCACGCCCCGGGACAGGCGGCACAGCTGGACCGGCAGACTTACGAGGCCTGGCTGGCCACGGCACTGTCCGGCGTCGGCTTCGAGCAGGTGCCGGCGAATCAGGCGCGCTACCGTGTCAGCATGGACTATGACGCCGCGCCCGGCCTCGTGCGCGTGGCTGAGACCGTCTACCCGGATTACGGCCCATGGGGCCCGTACTGGGGTCCGTACGGTTACTACCGCCCCTGGGGCCCGTGGGGTCCGTACGGACCCTGGGGGCCGGGCTACTGGCCGCCGCAGACGGTGGTGCGGGACGTGCCGGTGACGTTCTCCAGCCTGCGTGTCTATTTCATCGAGGCTGCCACCGGCAAGCGGGTCTACCAGGTGACCGCGCAGAACCACGCCGAGAACGGCACCCTGCCGGCGGCCATGCCTTACCTGATCCGCAGCGCCTTTACCGACTTCCCGGCGGAAAGCGGCCGGCCGCGCCGCGTGACCCTTGAGGTCGAGAAGAACGCCAATTAG
- a CDS encoding OHCU decarboxylase (K13485: PRHOXNB, URAD; 2-oxo-4-hydroxy-4-carboxy-5-ureidoimidazoline decarboxylase [EC:4.1.1.-]), with translation MSQTHTIAQLNLMPVAEFVQVLGGIYEHSPWFAEAAAAQRPFADAAALAQALRQAVDEAGEAAQLKLVRAHPELAGKAAVRGELTAESTREQSGAGLNLCTPEEFDRLQSLNAAYNQKFGFPFILAVRGHDRHGIIAEFARRLENSPQDELQTCINQIHRIAQFRLDDLVSA, from the coding sequence ATGAGCCAGACCCATACCATCGCCCAACTGAACCTCATGCCGGTCGCGGAATTCGTGCAGGTGCTGGGCGGCATTTACGAACATTCGCCCTGGTTTGCCGAGGCCGCGGCCGCGCAGCGCCCCTTTGCCGACGCTGCCGCGCTGGCGCAGGCGCTGCGCCAGGCCGTCGATGAAGCCGGCGAAGCCGCGCAGCTCAAGCTGGTGCGCGCCCACCCCGAGCTGGCCGGCAAGGCCGCGGTGCGCGGCGAGCTGACCGCCGAGTCCACGCGCGAGCAGAGCGGCGCCGGCCTGAACCTGTGCACGCCCGAGGAATTCGACCGCCTGCAGTCACTTAACGCCGCCTACAACCAGAAGTTCGGCTTTCCGTTCATCCTGGCCGTGCGCGGCCACGACCGTCACGGGATCATCGCGGAGTTCGCGCGCCGCCTCGAAAACTCGCCGCAAGACGAGTTGCAAACGTGCATCAACCAGATCCATCGCATTGCTCAGTTTCGGCTTGACGACTTAGTATCCGCCTGA
- a CDS encoding porin — MQKQYKPALKLAAAAATLLSGAAMAQSSVTLYGQADMFIGGVKSPGSGERAWVANSGGMQTSYWGIKGAEDLGGGTKAIFDLNGFFRTDSGNSGRFNGDSMFSRNAFVGLQNDKAGTIKLGRNTTPYFVSTILFNPLIDSYVFSPAIFHTYFGAVSGNVADPGIIGDSGWNNSVLYSTPNFGGLTANFIYAFGEQAGAAGKNKWGGNLMYFNGPFAATVAYQQVRFSEVPTDLASLGFSRQDAAQVGLSYDFNVVKLFAQGQYIKTRATTAVDGDIKHINGQFGASVPIGAGSLLASYAYDKTDNSLGDFKRNTFAIAYDYNLSKRTDVYAAYYYDKITGIEHGDTFGVGVRHKF; from the coding sequence ATGCAGAAGCAGTACAAGCCGGCATTGAAGCTGGCGGCAGCAGCGGCTACCCTTCTTTCCGGCGCGGCCATGGCCCAGTCGAGCGTCACGCTCTACGGCCAGGCCGACATGTTCATCGGCGGCGTCAAGAGCCCGGGCTCGGGCGAGCGCGCATGGGTCGCCAATTCTGGCGGGATGCAGACGTCTTACTGGGGCATCAAGGGCGCCGAAGACCTGGGCGGCGGCACCAAGGCCATCTTCGACCTGAACGGCTTCTTCCGCACCGACAGCGGCAACAGCGGCCGCTTCAACGGCGACTCGATGTTCAGCCGCAATGCCTTTGTCGGCCTGCAGAACGACAAGGCCGGCACCATCAAGCTCGGCCGCAACACCACGCCGTACTTCGTGTCGACCATCCTGTTCAACCCGCTGATCGACTCCTATGTGTTCTCGCCGGCGATCTTCCACACCTACTTCGGCGCGGTCAGCGGCAACGTGGCCGATCCGGGCATCATCGGCGATTCGGGCTGGAACAACTCGGTGCTGTACTCCACGCCGAACTTCGGCGGCCTGACCGCCAACTTCATCTACGCGTTCGGCGAGCAGGCAGGTGCTGCGGGCAAGAACAAGTGGGGCGGCAACCTGATGTACTTCAACGGGCCGTTCGCGGCAACCGTTGCCTACCAGCAGGTTCGCTTCAGCGAGGTGCCGACCGACCTGGCCAGCCTCGGCTTCTCGCGCCAGGACGCCGCCCAGGTCGGCCTGTCGTATGACTTCAACGTGGTCAAGCTGTTCGCCCAGGGCCAGTACATCAAGACGCGCGCCACCACGGCCGTCGATGGCGACATCAAGCACATCAACGGCCAGTTCGGCGCGTCGGTGCCGATCGGCGCCGGCAGCCTGCTGGCATCGTACGCTTACGACAAGACCGACAACTCGCTGGGCGACTTCAAGCGCAACACCTTCGCCATCGCCTACGATTACAACCTGTCCAAGCGCACCGACGTGTACGCCGCCTACTACTACGACAAGATCACCGGCATCGAGCACGGCGACACCTTCGGCGTGGGTGTGCGCCACAAGTTCTGA
- a CDS encoding malic enzyme (NADP-dependent; catalyzes the oxidative decarboxylation of malate to form pyruvate; decarboxylates oxaloacetate~K00029: E1.1.1.40, maeB; malate dehydrogenase (oxaloacetate-decarboxylating)(NADP+) [EC:1.1.1.40]): MSSKTSGDAPQHAPNSPEAQLRLAALEYHRSPTKGKIQVTATKALSNQRDLSLAYSPGVAYACEEIAKDPATAAEYTSRANLVAVVTNGTAVLGLGDIGPLAGKPVMEGKGCLFKKFAGIDVFDIELDARDPDKIVEIVAALEPTLGGVNLEDIKAPECFYIEQKLRERMNIPVFHDDQHGTAIISAAALLNGLKVVGKDIAKVKLAVSGAGAAAIACLDTMVSLGVKRENVSVVDSKGVIYVGRDANMEANKARYAQNTSARTLADIVKGADVFLGCSTAGVLTAEMVKTMADKPIILALANPEPEIRPEVAKAARPDCIIATGRSDYPNQVNNVLCFPYIFRGALDCGATKITEAMKLACVKAIAELAEAELNDAVAAAYGGRELKFGPDYIIPTPFDQRLIEKIAPAVAKAAEESGVATRPIQDLEAYRQQLTTYVYHTGLIMKPVFSAAKAAPKRVAYAEGEEERVLRAVQTVVDEGLARPTLIGRPHVIQMRIEKAGLRLKAGVDFDLVNPEEDPRYRAYHEAYHALRGRDGVTPDMAKVALRRSNTLIGTMLMHMGDADALLCGTVGRFEAHLEHVRDVIGLAPGAKVFAAMNALMLEKHTLFITDTFVNDDPSAEELAAIAQLAAEEIARFGLVPKAALMSHSMFGSSTRPSARKMREAAAILAKVAPHLEVEGEMQGDAALDEDVRRHFLPSTKLAGSANLLVMPTLDAANIAFNLLKITGGQGVTVGPILLGAAKPVHILNPQATTRRIVNMTAVAVAESGAVR; the protein is encoded by the coding sequence ATGAGCAGCAAGACCAGCGGTGATGCACCGCAACATGCCCCGAACAGTCCTGAAGCGCAATTGCGCCTCGCTGCGCTGGAATACCACCGCAGTCCCACCAAGGGAAAGATCCAGGTAACCGCGACCAAGGCGCTGTCCAACCAGCGCGACCTGTCGCTGGCCTACTCGCCGGGCGTGGCGTATGCCTGCGAGGAGATCGCCAAGGATCCCGCCACCGCCGCGGAGTACACCTCGCGCGCCAACCTGGTGGCGGTGGTGACCAACGGCACCGCCGTGCTGGGCCTGGGCGATATCGGTCCGCTGGCCGGCAAGCCGGTGATGGAGGGCAAGGGCTGCCTGTTCAAGAAGTTCGCCGGCATCGACGTGTTCGATATCGAGCTCGACGCGCGCGACCCGGACAAGATCGTCGAGATCGTGGCCGCGCTGGAGCCCACGCTGGGCGGCGTGAACCTGGAAGACATCAAGGCGCCGGAATGCTTCTACATCGAGCAGAAGCTGCGCGAGCGCATGAACATCCCCGTCTTCCACGATGACCAGCACGGCACCGCGATCATCTCGGCCGCGGCGCTGCTCAACGGCCTGAAGGTGGTCGGCAAGGATATCGCCAAGGTCAAGCTGGCGGTGTCGGGCGCCGGCGCCGCGGCCATCGCCTGCCTGGACACCATGGTGAGCCTCGGCGTGAAGCGCGAGAACGTCTCGGTGGTCGATTCCAAGGGCGTGATCTACGTTGGCCGCGACGCCAACATGGAAGCCAACAAGGCGCGCTACGCCCAGAACACCTCGGCCCGTACGCTGGCCGACATCGTCAAGGGCGCCGACGTCTTCCTGGGCTGCTCGACCGCCGGCGTGCTGACCGCCGAGATGGTCAAGACCATGGCCGACAAGCCCATCATCCTGGCACTGGCCAACCCCGAGCCGGAAATCCGCCCGGAAGTGGCCAAGGCCGCGCGTCCGGACTGCATCATCGCCACCGGCCGTTCGGACTACCCGAACCAGGTCAACAACGTGCTGTGCTTCCCGTACATCTTCCGCGGCGCGCTGGACTGCGGCGCGACCAAGATCACGGAAGCGATGAAGCTGGCCTGCGTCAAGGCGATCGCCGAGCTGGCCGAGGCCGAGCTGAACGACGCCGTCGCCGCCGCCTACGGTGGCCGTGAGCTGAAGTTCGGCCCGGACTACATCATCCCGACGCCGTTCGACCAGCGCCTGATCGAGAAGATCGCGCCGGCGGTGGCCAAGGCCGCGGAAGAGTCCGGCGTGGCCACGCGCCCGATCCAGGATCTCGAAGCGTATCGCCAGCAGCTCACCACCTATGTCTATCACACCGGCCTGATCATGAAGCCGGTGTTCTCCGCCGCCAAGGCCGCGCCCAAGCGCGTGGCCTACGCCGAGGGCGAGGAAGAACGCGTGCTGCGCGCGGTGCAGACCGTAGTGGACGAAGGGCTGGCCCGTCCGACCCTGATCGGTCGTCCGCACGTGATCCAGATGCGCATCGAGAAGGCCGGCCTGCGCCTCAAGGCCGGGGTGGACTTCGATCTGGTCAATCCGGAGGAAGACCCGCGCTACCGCGCTTACCACGAGGCCTACCACGCGCTGCGCGGTCGCGACGGCGTGACGCCGGACATGGCCAAGGTGGCGCTGCGCCGCTCCAACACGCTGATCGGCACGATGCTGATGCACATGGGCGATGCCGATGCGCTGCTATGCGGCACGGTCGGCCGCTTCGAGGCGCACCTCGAGCACGTGCGTGACGTGATCGGCCTGGCGCCGGGCGCCAAGGTCTTCGCCGCGATGAACGCGCTGATGCTGGAGAAGCACACGCTGTTTATCACTGACACCTTCGTCAATGACGATCCCTCCGCCGAGGAACTGGCCGCGATCGCGCAACTAGCCGCCGAGGAAATCGCGCGATTCGGCCTGGTTCCCAAGGCCGCGTTGATGTCGCATTCGATGTTCGGTTCCTCGACCCGTCCGTCGGCGCGCAAGATGCGCGAGGCTGCGGCGATCCTGGCCAAGGTGGCACCGCACCTGGAAGTGGAAGGCGAGATGCAGGGTGACGCCGCACTGGACGAAGACGTGCGCCGCCACTTCCTGCCGTCGACCAAGCTGGCCGGCAGCGCCAACCTGCTGGTGATGCCGACGCTGGACGCCGCCAATATCGCCTTCAACCTGCTCAAGATTACGGGCGGGCAGGGCGTGACCGTGGGTCCGATCCTGCTGGGCGCGGCCAAGCCGGTGCACATCCTGAACCCGCAGGCGACCACGCGCCGTATCGTCAACATGACGGCAGTGGCAGTGGCGGAGAGCGGCGCGGTGCGCTGA
- a CDS encoding allantoinase — protein MTKENYPRDLIGYGAQPPHARWPGGARVALQFVLNYEEGGENCVLHGDAASEQFLSEIVGAAAYPDRHMSMEGIYEYGSRAGVWRILREFEKRGLPLTIFGVSMALQRHPELTRAFVELGHEIACHGWRWIHYQGIDEATEREHMRIGMQIIKELTGEMPLGWYTGRDSPNTRRLVVEHGGLLYDSDYYGDDLPFWTEVEVIGGEKKPHLVVPYTLDSNDMRFATPQGFNTGEQFFQYLKDAFDVLYDEGDPNGLDSPKMLSIGMHCRLLGRPGRFRALQRFLDYVQGHDKVWICRRVDIARHWTETHPYTPRKQA, from the coding sequence ATGACAAAAGAGAACTATCCACGCGATCTCATCGGCTACGGCGCGCAGCCGCCCCATGCCCGCTGGCCGGGTGGCGCGCGCGTCGCGCTGCAGTTCGTGCTCAACTACGAAGAAGGCGGCGAGAACTGTGTGCTGCACGGCGACGCTGCCTCCGAACAGTTCCTCTCCGAGATCGTCGGCGCCGCGGCCTACCCCGACCGCCACATGAGCATGGAGGGCATCTACGAATACGGCTCGCGCGCGGGCGTCTGGCGCATCCTGCGCGAGTTCGAGAAGCGCGGCCTGCCGCTGACGATCTTTGGGGTGTCGATGGCACTGCAGCGCCATCCCGAGCTGACGCGCGCCTTCGTCGAACTCGGCCACGAGATCGCCTGCCACGGCTGGCGCTGGATTCACTACCAGGGCATCGACGAAGCCACCGAGCGCGAGCATATGCGCATCGGCATGCAGATCATCAAGGAGCTGACCGGCGAGATGCCGCTGGGCTGGTACACCGGCCGCGACAGCCCCAATACGCGCCGCCTGGTGGTCGAGCATGGCGGCTTGCTGTACGACTCCGACTACTACGGCGACGACCTGCCCTTCTGGACCGAGGTGGAAGTCATCGGCGGCGAGAAGAAGCCGCACCTGGTGGTGCCGTACACGCTGGACTCGAACGACATGCGCTTTGCCACGCCGCAGGGCTTCAACACCGGCGAGCAGTTCTTCCAGTACCTGAAGGACGCGTTCGACGTGCTGTACGACGAAGGCGATCCCAACGGGCTGGACAGCCCGAAGATGCTGTCGATCGGCATGCACTGCCGCCTGCTCGGCCGCCCGGGCCGATTCCGCGCGCTGCAGCGCTTCCTCGACTATGTGCAGGGACACGACAAGGTGTGGATCTGCCGCCGTGTCGATATCGCCCGCCACTGGACAGAAACCCATCCCTACACTCCCCGGAAGCAAGCATGA
- a CDS encoding purine permease (K03458: TC.NCS2; nucleobase:cation symporter-2, NCS2 family), with protein MNSASTTVPTDLTNERLPSGRLLALGLQHVLVMYAGTVAVPLIVGGALKLPKDQLAFLINADLFAAGLATLIQAFGFWKFGIRLPVMMGVTFASVAPMIAIGTDPNVGLLGIYGAVIASGIFGILIAPMMGRMLGLFPPVVTGTVITLIGVSLMRVGINWAAGGQPTTRAVIDGVAKEVPNLAYGDLTNLGIAGLTLLIILLLTKYGRGLVANCAVLLGIIAGTLVAMALGKVSFEGLDEASFVAVITPLHFGMPTFELTAILSMCIVMLITLVESTGMFLALSDITGKKLSNEDLTRGLRADGLGTVIGGVFNTFPYTSFSQNVGLVTVTGVRSRYVAAAGGIILIAFGLFPKMAHVVASVPQFVLGGAGIVMFGMVAATGIRILGSCDFNRNRHNLFIVAISIGAGMIPTLAPTFFQYLPKWTGPFTHSGIVLGTIVAVALNLFYNGIQSREEAMRNAAANSHGTE; from the coding sequence ATGAATTCAGCAAGCACCACGGTCCCCACGGACCTCACCAACGAGCGTTTGCCTTCAGGGCGCCTGCTCGCGCTCGGTTTGCAGCACGTTCTGGTGATGTACGCCGGCACGGTTGCCGTGCCCCTGATCGTGGGAGGCGCGCTCAAGCTGCCCAAGGACCAGCTGGCGTTCCTGATCAATGCCGACCTGTTCGCGGCCGGCCTCGCCACGTTGATCCAGGCCTTCGGTTTCTGGAAATTCGGCATCCGCCTGCCCGTAATGATGGGGGTGACCTTTGCCTCGGTGGCACCGATGATCGCCATCGGCACCGATCCCAATGTCGGCCTGCTCGGCATCTACGGCGCCGTGATCGCGTCGGGGATCTTCGGCATCCTGATCGCGCCGATGATGGGACGCATGCTCGGGCTGTTCCCGCCGGTGGTGACCGGCACGGTGATCACGCTGATCGGCGTGTCGCTGATGCGCGTGGGCATCAACTGGGCGGCCGGCGGCCAGCCCACCACGCGCGCGGTGATCGATGGCGTGGCCAAGGAAGTGCCCAACCTCGCCTACGGGGACCTGACCAACCTCGGCATCGCCGGGCTGACGCTGCTGATCATCCTGCTGCTGACCAAGTACGGCCGCGGCCTGGTGGCCAACTGCGCGGTGCTGCTCGGCATCATCGCCGGCACGCTGGTGGCGATGGCGCTGGGCAAGGTCTCGTTCGAGGGCCTGGATGAAGCCAGCTTTGTCGCCGTCATCACGCCGCTGCACTTCGGCATGCCGACCTTCGAGCTGACCGCGATCCTGTCGATGTGCATCGTCATGCTGATCACGCTGGTGGAATCGACCGGCATGTTCCTGGCGCTGTCCGACATCACCGGCAAGAAGCTGAGCAACGAAGACCTGACCCGCGGCCTGCGCGCCGACGGCCTGGGCACGGTGATCGGCGGTGTCTTCAACACCTTCCCCTACACCTCGTTCTCGCAGAACGTGGGCCTGGTGACCGTGACCGGCGTGCGCTCGCGCTACGTGGCCGCTGCCGGCGGCATCATCCTGATCGCCTTCGGCCTGTTTCCCAAGATGGCCCACGTGGTGGCCTCGGTGCCGCAGTTCGTGCTGGGCGGCGCCGGCATCGTGATGTTCGGCATGGTGGCCGCCACCGGCATCCGCATCCTGGGTTCGTGCGATTTCAACCGCAACCGCCACAACCTGTTCATCGTCGCGATCTCGATCGGCGCCGGCATGATCCCGACGCTGGCACCGACGTTCTTCCAGTACCTGCCAAAGTGGACGGGGCCGTTCACCCACAGCGGCATCGTGCTGGGCACGATCGTGGCCGTGGCACTGAACCTGTTCTACAACGGCATCCAGTCGCGCGAAGAGGCAATGCGCAACGCCGCCGCCAATTCGCACGGCACCGAGTAA